From the Nonlabens marinus S1-08 genome, one window contains:
- a CDS encoding RteC domain-containing protein: MRKKVNKILNKYKEEIQTIEESNLSDFNNVEKGISISRKYLQKLRVCVRENEFINQKNEIIFFKKHKPYVYSRLKFYVKLYNFLINRPAGTIKSQQEFIDSEINSLQESNRRNIDFIKYYREDSELLDEFYFLRGNDKISLVSNTSHFYTDAEFSTSHDNAIAKIMAYDLLISHYVEELHNLRGLSYGIPNKLNTLSNGERLGWTASKTDLIELIYALQASGAIKSGTAGIKEMASACEEIFDLNLGNVYRTFLEIRERKIDQTKFIDRLKATLLRRMEETDG, translated from the coding sequence TTGAGAAAAAAAGTAAATAAGATTTTAAATAAATATAAAGAAGAAATACAAACAATTGAAGAATCTAATCTTAGCGATTTTAACAATGTAGAAAAAGGAATTTCGATTTCAAGAAAATACTTGCAGAAATTACGTGTATGTGTCAGGGAAAATGAATTCATCAATCAAAAAAACGAAATAATCTTTTTTAAAAAACACAAACCCTATGTTTATAGTAGATTGAAATTTTATGTGAAACTATATAACTTCTTAATAAATAGACCTGCTGGAACCATAAAATCTCAACAGGAATTTATTGATTCAGAGATAAATAGTTTACAAGAAAGCAATAGACGCAATATCGATTTTATAAAATACTATAGAGAGGACTCTGAGCTTTTGGATGAATTTTATTTTCTAAGAGGAAACGACAAAATAAGTTTGGTTTCTAATACCTCTCATTTTTATACAGATGCGGAATTTTCAACAAGCCACGATAATGCAATTGCTAAAATTATGGCCTATGACCTGCTTATAAGTCATTATGTTGAAGAATTGCACAATTTGAGAGGCTTATCCTATGGCATACCAAACAAACTAAATACTTTATCAAACGGTGAACGATTAGGCTGGACAGCTTCAAAAACAGATTTGATTGAATTGATTTATGCCCTACAAGCATCTGGTGCAATTAAAAGTGGTACAGCTGGAATTAAAGAAATGGCATCAGCTTGCGAAGAGATTTTTGACCTTAATCTTGGAAACGTATATAGAACCTTTCTTGAAATAAGAGAACGGAAAATTGACCAAACAAAATTTATAGATAGACTAAAAGCA
- a CDS encoding ZIP family metal transporter, translating to MEYIIDYFESINPIVAALYATLFTWGLTTAGASLVFLFKGMNRAILDGMLGFTGGVMVAASFWSLLAPGIEMSPGEGFVKVWPSAIGFFLGSLFIFGLDKILPHLHINFKESEKEGLQTSWRRTTLLTLAITMHNIPEGLAIGVLFGGVSAGFEGASIGGAVALALGIGLQNFPEGFAVAMPLRRQGLSRRKSFMFGQASAIVEPFAAVIGAWAVSTFQPILPYALSFAAGAMIFVVIEEVIPETQRDNYTDIATMGFIGGFIIMMALDVGLA from the coding sequence ATGGAATATATAATAGATTATTTTGAATCTATCAACCCCATTGTAGCAGCACTCTATGCAACCTTATTTACGTGGGGATTAACCACGGCTGGTGCTTCGCTGGTTTTTTTATTTAAAGGTATGAATCGTGCAATTTTGGATGGAATGTTAGGATTTACTGGAGGTGTAATGGTAGCCGCAAGTTTTTGGAGCTTGTTGGCACCAGGAATTGAAATGAGTCCCGGAGAAGGGTTCGTTAAGGTATGGCCTTCAGCAATTGGATTCTTTTTAGGTTCACTTTTTATTTTTGGATTAGATAAAATTCTTCCTCATTTGCACATCAATTTTAAAGAAAGTGAAAAAGAAGGTTTACAAACATCTTGGCGCAGAACTACGCTTTTAACATTAGCAATAACGATGCATAATATACCTGAGGGCCTAGCAATTGGTGTACTGTTTGGTGGGGTCTCTGCTGGGTTTGAAGGTGCAAGTATTGGGGGTGCAGTAGCTTTAGCATTAGGTATAGGCCTGCAAAATTTTCCTGAAGGCTTTGCTGTTGCTATGCCATTAAGAAGACAGGGATTAAGCCGACGAAAAAGCTTTATGTTTGGGCAAGCTTCTGCCATTGTAGAACCATTTGCTGCTGTTATAGGGGCCTGGGCAGTTTCAACCTTTCAGCCCATTTTGCCTTATGCTCTCTCTTTTGCTGCGGGTGCAATGATTTTTGTGGTAATTGAAGAGGTAATTCCAGAAACACAACGGGATAACTATACTGATATTGCTACAATGGGTTTTATAGGCGGTTTCATTATAATGATGGCATTGGATGTTGGTCTAGCGTGA
- a CDS encoding metal-dependent transcriptional regulator, whose protein sequence is MTNSEENHIKAIFHLSEEGIKIASTNEIAKRMNTRPSSVTDMIKKLSKKGLVNHKKYKGTFLTTKGKKRALQIVRKHRLWETFMVEKLKFNWDEVHEIAEQLEHINSEKLINKLDEFLGFPKVDPHGDTIPKRDGSYEKQEKIRLSELPIGNVGVCVGLGDSSTAFFRFLDKYKIALGSTIKVLSKEEFDKSMDISISGKSFHISHQIAYNLYINIKH, encoded by the coding sequence ATGACCAACTCGGAAGAGAACCATATAAAAGCTATTTTTCATTTAAGCGAAGAGGGAATTAAAATCGCATCGACAAATGAAATTGCAAAGCGGATGAACACAAGGCCGTCCTCTGTAACTGATATGATTAAGAAGTTATCAAAGAAAGGTTTGGTCAATCACAAAAAATATAAAGGAACTTTTTTAACAACGAAAGGGAAAAAAAGAGCACTTCAGATTGTGAGAAAACATAGATTGTGGGAAACATTTATGGTTGAAAAGCTCAAATTTAATTGGGACGAGGTTCACGAAATTGCAGAACAATTAGAACATATAAATAGCGAAAAATTAATTAATAAGCTTGATGAATTTCTAGGTTTTCCAAAAGTTGACCCTCACGGCGACACTATACCCAAACGGGATGGTTCGTATGAAAAACAAGAAAAAATACGTTTAAGCGAATTACCTATTGGTAATGTTGGGGTTTGTGTTGGTTTAGGAGATTCTTCAACAGCTTTTTTCAGGTTTTTGGACAAATATAAAATTGCCTTGGGTAGTACAATTAAAGTATTGAGCAAAGAAGAATTCGACAAATCAATGGACATTTCCATTTCGGGCAAAAGTTTTCATATATCACATCAAATTGCGTATAACCTATACATTAATATCAAACATTAA
- a CDS encoding DUF2188 domain-containing protein, with protein MDWMFEDFKTDLDKLNPTVREKAIEIANKLIEQDHFSKEKAITEAIVRAEEWFYDLGG; from the coding sequence ATGGACTGGATGTTTGAAGACTTTAAAACAGATTTGGATAAACTCAATCCAACTGTAAGAGAAAAAGCTATAGAAATTGCGAATAAATTAATTGAACAGGATCATTTTTCTAAAGAAAAGGCTATAACGGAAGCAATCGTGCGAGCTGAAGAGTGGTTTTATGATTTAGGAGGATAA
- a CDS encoding cation diffusion facilitator family transporter: MEKSRKKNLKEARTLQVWNVIYDVTEVVISLIAGITANSSALIGWALDSTIEVISAATLGWRLHGELKGMDEEKVKRRKKITLYVIAASFTLVCLFISYDSITKLINQETSNWSTLGLIILLVSLVVNPILIYYKRKYGNKLDSPALLADAKDTFICLYQTVVVLAGLLLVNWLGWWWADPVAALLIVPYAAKEGWEAYNKAKDINYNAE; the protein is encoded by the coding sequence ATGGAAAAATCGAGAAAAAAGAATCTTAAAGAAGCAAGGACACTTCAAGTATGGAACGTCATTTATGACGTTACTGAAGTGGTCATTTCGCTAATTGCGGGAATCACAGCAAACAGTTCGGCACTTATTGGCTGGGCATTGGACAGCACCATAGAAGTAATTAGCGCAGCAACATTAGGCTGGCGCCTTCACGGTGAACTCAAAGGTATGGATGAGGAAAAGGTAAAGCGCCGAAAGAAAATCACATTGTATGTTATTGCGGCATCCTTTACGTTGGTATGCCTTTTCATTTCCTACGATTCAATCACAAAGCTCATCAATCAAGAAACATCAAATTGGAGTACTTTGGGGTTAATTATTTTGCTTGTTTCATTGGTAGTTAATCCTATTTTAATCTATTACAAAAGGAAATATGGGAATAAACTTGACAGTCCAGCATTGCTGGCCGATGCCAAAGACACTTTTATTTGCCTATATCAAACCGTAGTGGTACTTGCTGGATTGCTATTGGTCAATTGGCTGGGCTGGTGGTGGGCAGACCCTGTTGCAGCGTTATTAATTGTGCCCTATGCGGCAAAAGAAGGTTGGGAAGCATACAATAAAGCTAAAGATATAAACTATAACGCCGAGTAA
- a CDS encoding cation transporter, with amino-acid sequence MSTINKSTFKVSQMDCPSEEQMIRMKLESNPQIKYLDFDIPNRKLDVYHQGNAQEINVALGALKLGEKLLGTEKAETPITEDETKQKKILWWVLYINFGFFVIEMTTGWISSSMGLIADSLDMLADSIVYALSLFAVGGAISRKKKVAKFSGYFQMALALLGFSEVVRRFLSSSETPLFQWMIIVSIFALIGNLVSLWLINKAKSKEAHMQASAIFTSNDIIVNGGVILAGVLVYFLDSKWPDLVIGGVVFAFVMRGAIRILKLSK; translated from the coding sequence ATGTCCACTATAAACAAAAGCACTTTTAAGGTAAGTCAAATGGATTGCCCTTCCGAAGAACAGATGATACGGATGAAACTGGAGTCAAACCCTCAAATAAAATATCTGGACTTTGACATTCCAAATAGAAAGTTGGATGTGTACCATCAAGGGAATGCCCAAGAAATAAATGTGGCATTGGGGGCATTAAAGTTGGGAGAAAAACTCTTGGGAACAGAAAAGGCGGAAACACCTATTACCGAAGACGAGACAAAACAAAAGAAGATACTCTGGTGGGTCTTGTACATCAATTTTGGTTTTTTTGTTATCGAAATGACTACGGGTTGGATTTCTTCCTCAATGGGTCTTATTGCCGATTCGTTAGATATGTTGGCTGATTCCATTGTATATGCATTGAGCCTTTTTGCCGTAGGCGGCGCTATTTCCAGAAAAAAGAAAGTGGCGAAATTCAGTGGCTATTTTCAGATGGCGTTGGCCCTGCTGGGATTTTCGGAAGTCGTGAGAAGGTTTTTGAGTAGTAGCGAAACCCCTTTGTTCCAATGGATGATCATCGTTTCCATTTTCGCCCTTATCGGCAACCTCGTTTCCCTATGGTTGATAAACAAGGCCAAAAGCAAGGAAGCGCATATGCAGGCAAGTGCCATCTTTACCTCAAACGACATTATTGTGAACGGCGGGGTAATACTGGCAGGGGTGCTGGTTTATTTTTTAGACAGTAAATGGCCCGATTTGGTCATAGGCGGTGTTGTGTTCGCGTTTGTGATGCGCGGGGCTATTAGAATTTTAAAATTGTCCAAATAA
- the lpdA gene encoding dihydrolipoyl dehydrogenase, whose protein sequence is MEKYDITIIGSGPGGYVCAIRAAQLGFKVAIIERYSTLGGTCLNVGCIPSKAWLEASEHYHKLKHQFEDFGIDVKEANVDIAKMNQRVQDVVGEIINGVAYLMKKNKVTVYEGHGSIKDKNTIEIKGEDKTQTIETDKMVIATGSKPASLPNIEIDKKRIISSTEALALKEIPKHLMVVGGGVIGVEIGSVFARLGSKVSIVEYFDGLIYTMDKSVGHQLYRSLRKQDIEFYLEHKVTKTVAADDKVTLTAQNRKDDKEMQLEGDYCLMAIGRKPFTSGLGLENVGVETNEKGQLKVDDNLETNVKGVYAIGDVVRGAMLAHKASEEGVFVAERIAGQKPHINYSLIPNIVYTQPEVAGVGRSEEELKEAGRAIKTGSFPFKANARAKISMDTDGFIKVIADKETDEILGVHMIGPRIADSYTEAVVAMEFRAAAEDIARMSHGHPTFSETFKEACLAATEDRALHI, encoded by the coding sequence ATGGAAAAATATGATATAACAATTATTGGTTCCGGTCCGGGTGGCTATGTGTGTGCCATTCGTGCTGCACAACTGGGCTTTAAAGTGGCCATAATCGAAAGGTACAGTACCCTTGGCGGCACTTGCCTTAACGTGGGTTGCATCCCTTCAAAAGCCTGGCTGGAAGCATCGGAACATTACCACAAGCTCAAACACCAATTCGAGGATTTCGGCATTGATGTCAAGGAGGCGAATGTAGATATTGCAAAAATGAACCAAAGGGTTCAAGACGTCGTGGGGGAAATCATCAACGGGGTAGCCTACCTGATGAAAAAGAACAAGGTTACCGTTTATGAAGGCCACGGAAGCATCAAGGATAAGAACACCATTGAAATTAAGGGCGAGGACAAAACACAAACCATAGAAACCGATAAGATGGTCATCGCCACCGGGTCGAAACCCGCATCCTTGCCCAACATAGAAATAGATAAAAAGAGGATTATTTCCTCTACGGAAGCCCTTGCCCTTAAAGAAATCCCCAAACACTTGATGGTTGTTGGAGGTGGTGTTATTGGGGTCGAGATAGGTTCGGTCTTCGCCAGGTTGGGTTCAAAAGTATCCATAGTAGAGTATTTTGATGGGCTTATCTATACAATGGACAAATCCGTAGGGCATCAATTGTACAGGTCCCTAAGAAAACAGGACATCGAGTTCTATCTGGAACACAAGGTCACAAAAACTGTGGCAGCAGATGATAAAGTAACCCTTACGGCACAGAACAGGAAAGACGACAAGGAAATGCAGTTGGAAGGAGACTATTGCCTGATGGCTATTGGGAGAAAACCTTTTACATCAGGTCTTGGCCTTGAAAACGTGGGAGTGGAAACCAACGAAAAAGGACAATTAAAAGTTGATGATAACCTGGAAACCAATGTAAAAGGGGTCTATGCCATTGGAGATGTAGTCCGAGGTGCGATGCTCGCCCATAAGGCCAGTGAAGAAGGTGTTTTTGTGGCCGAACGCATTGCGGGACAAAAGCCGCATATCAATTATTCCCTCATACCAAACATTGTCTATACACAGCCCGAAGTAGCCGGCGTGGGACGTTCCGAAGAGGAACTTAAAGAAGCAGGAAGGGCTATAAAAACGGGCTCGTTTCCCTTTAAGGCCAATGCACGGGCCAAGATAAGTATGGACACCGATGGCTTTATAAAAGTGATTGCAGACAAGGAAACCGATGAAATTTTGGGCGTTCATATGATAGGTCCGCGCATAGCCGATAGTTATACGGAAGCTGTGGTGGCGATGGAATTTAGGGCAGCGGCAGAAGATATTGCACGGATGTCCCACGGACACCCCACATTTTCAGAAACCTTTAAGGAAGCCTGCCTGGCCGCTACCGAAGACAGGGCGTTGCATATATAA
- a CDS encoding Fur family transcriptional regulator, translated as MNKTEKILSSHGIRPTQMRSKIYRYLRRKQSAVSFSDLKKVFAEKSETNKTANRTTFYRNLKIFENKGLIHQINDGTGVAKFAISNENVKGKYGSDLHLHFHCTECKKTICLPNKIPEESLPDDYKINNVNLVLKGICVKCKKK; from the coding sequence ATGAACAAAACGGAAAAAATATTGTCAAGTCACGGTATTCGCCCTACTCAAATGAGGTCCAAGATATACCGGTATCTGAGAAGGAAGCAAAGTGCCGTGTCCTTTTCCGATTTAAAAAAGGTCTTTGCTGAAAAGAGCGAAACCAATAAGACGGCAAACAGAACGACCTTTTATCGCAACCTAAAGATTTTTGAGAATAAAGGACTTATTCATCAGATAAATGATGGAACCGGAGTGGCAAAATTTGCGATTTCTAATGAAAACGTTAAAGGTAAGTATGGTTCAGATTTACATCTGCACTTTCATTGTACCGAATGTAAGAAAACAATCTGTTTGCCAAATAAAATACCGGAAGAAAGTTTGCCAGATGATTATAAAATAAACAATGTCAACCTGGTATTAAAAGGGATATGTGTGAAATGTAAGAAAAAATAA
- a CDS encoding heavy metal translocating P-type ATPase produces MKDKEKHSKGDGHNHDHGGIFGKNTELYFAILSGVTLITGFLLEKYTGVSANIPFGLYIAAYFFGGYFTLKEAITKVSKGEFEIDFLMLVAAAGAAYLGEWAEGALLLFLFSLGHALENYAMGKAKKSIAALTDLAPKTALLKKDGDTVEVGIEELQIGDTIVVRPNSKISADGVIVKGNSSIDQSPITGESVPVDKTPIENPDKEYTAKSDIPDENRVFSGTINGNNTLEIKVIKEAKDSTLNRLVTMVQEAQDQKSPTQLLTDKFERYYVPSVILLVILLNFAFLVIDETWNESLYRSLAVLVAASPCALAISTPSAVLSGVARAARGGVLIKGGRPLEDLGVLTALAFDKTGTLTEGKPKLTDVESFGNIDKKELLEIAIAVEELSDHPLAKAVVRDGMERLGKDTKIPDADDLEAVQGKGIKANYQGNSIYIGNLELFEDIDKGVPSDVSEKVRALEGEGKTTMLIKRGDEFIGMLGLMDTPREKAKETLAQLKEIGIKKMIMLTGDNQKVADAVAEEIGLTEARGSLLPEEKVEAIKKLAEQENKLAMVGDGVNDAPAMANSTVGIAMGAAGSDVALETADIALMADKLETLPFAIGLSRKAKAIIRQNLWVSLGVVAFLIPATIMSWASIGIAVAVHEGSTLVVVVNALRLLAYKK; encoded by the coding sequence ATGAAAGACAAGGAAAAACACAGCAAAGGCGATGGCCACAATCACGACCACGGTGGCATCTTCGGTAAAAACACGGAGCTCTATTTTGCAATTTTAAGTGGGGTCACACTAATTACAGGTTTCCTGTTGGAAAAATATACAGGGGTTTCAGCTAACATCCCTTTTGGGCTCTATATTGCAGCCTATTTTTTTGGAGGTTATTTTACCCTAAAGGAGGCCATTACCAAAGTGTCCAAAGGCGAATTTGAAATCGATTTCCTGATGCTGGTCGCAGCTGCAGGAGCCGCCTATTTGGGCGAATGGGCAGAAGGTGCCTTGCTGCTGTTCCTTTTCAGTTTGGGTCACGCACTGGAAAACTATGCAATGGGCAAGGCAAAAAAGTCCATTGCAGCGTTAACAGACCTTGCGCCTAAAACCGCACTATTAAAGAAGGATGGCGATACCGTTGAAGTGGGTATTGAAGAGTTACAGATAGGTGATACTATCGTGGTACGCCCCAACAGTAAAATATCTGCTGATGGTGTTATTGTAAAGGGCAATAGTAGTATAGACCAGTCACCCATTACCGGGGAAAGCGTTCCAGTGGACAAAACACCAATAGAAAATCCAGATAAGGAATATACAGCAAAAAGCGATATTCCCGACGAGAACCGTGTATTTTCAGGAACTATCAATGGCAACAATACCCTCGAAATAAAGGTGATTAAAGAGGCAAAAGATTCTACCCTCAACCGCTTGGTCACTATGGTTCAAGAGGCCCAGGACCAAAAATCGCCCACACAATTATTGACAGACAAGTTTGAGCGGTACTACGTGCCATCGGTAATCTTATTGGTCATACTATTGAATTTTGCTTTTCTGGTCATCGATGAAACGTGGAATGAAAGCCTGTACCGTTCCCTGGCGGTACTTGTGGCAGCCAGTCCTTGTGCCCTGGCCATTTCTACGCCATCTGCTGTATTGAGTGGTGTGGCAAGAGCAGCACGAGGCGGGGTTTTGATAAAAGGCGGTCGCCCCTTGGAAGACTTAGGGGTACTTACCGCTCTCGCTTTTGACAAAACGGGAACACTTACCGAAGGAAAACCAAAGCTTACCGATGTCGAAAGTTTTGGCAACATAGATAAAAAGGAACTGTTGGAAATCGCGATTGCTGTTGAGGAACTGAGCGACCATCCCCTGGCAAAGGCTGTTGTACGTGACGGAATGGAACGGCTCGGGAAAGACACCAAAATTCCCGATGCCGATGATTTGGAGGCCGTACAGGGCAAGGGCATAAAGGCAAACTATCAAGGGAATTCCATTTACATAGGCAACCTTGAGCTTTTTGAGGATATTGATAAAGGTGTTCCCAGCGATGTATCAGAAAAGGTAAGAGCGCTTGAAGGGGAAGGTAAGACCACTATGCTTATCAAAAGGGGCGATGAATTTATAGGGATGCTCGGGCTAATGGACACCCCACGAGAAAAAGCTAAGGAAACCCTTGCCCAACTAAAGGAAATAGGCATCAAGAAAATGATTATGCTTACCGGTGACAACCAGAAAGTGGCAGATGCCGTAGCCGAAGAAATTGGGTTGACCGAAGCACGCGGAAGTCTGCTTCCCGAAGAAAAAGTGGAGGCCATCAAAAAACTTGCGGAACAGGAAAATAAACTGGCAATGGTGGGGGATGGTGTTAATGATGCCCCTGCAATGGCAAACAGTACCGTTGGTATTGCAATGGGTGCAGCAGGCAGCGACGTGGCCTTGGAGACCGCAGATATAGCGCTGATGGCCGATAAACTGGAAACCCTTCCCTTTGCCATTGGTTTGAGCAGAAAAGCAAAAGCGATTATCAGGCAAAACTTATGGGTAAGTTTGGGGGTTGTTGCCTTTTTAATCCCTGCGACCATAATGAGTTGGGCAAGTATCGGCATAGCCGTTGCGGTTCACGAAGGCTCTACGTTGGTAGTGGTGGTCAATGCATTGCGCTTGCTCGCCTATAAGAAATAA
- a CDS encoding SpoIIAA family protein has product MVQIINLEQEHLIAAKISGKLTEKDMEKMHPLIHNIIEKGHKVDFYFEMEDFKGYTLKGFWEDLKIDSAHLGDYGKMAFVGNKKWQEWAAKATDFFIKSEVKFFDISEKQQAQNWIKS; this is encoded by the coding sequence ATGGTACAGATTATAAACTTGGAACAGGAACACCTAATTGCCGCTAAAATCAGCGGGAAACTTACGGAAAAGGATATGGAAAAGATGCATCCGCTTATCCACAACATCATAGAAAAAGGGCATAAAGTGGATTTCTATTTTGAAATGGAAGATTTTAAAGGCTATACCCTTAAAGGCTTTTGGGAAGACCTAAAGATTGATTCGGCACACTTGGGAGATTATGGCAAGATGGCCTTTGTGGGCAATAAAAAATGGCAGGAATGGGCCGCGAAGGCCACTGATTTTTTCATAAAGTCTGAAGTTAAATTTTTTGATATTTCTGAGAAACAACAGGCTCAAAACTGGATTAAATCTTAA
- a CDS encoding AlbA family DNA-binding domain-containing protein — MGLSLYLYDEKGDTGNWYVLFLETIKNTIRFGDIDQIFKNILFGIMGSSLALMVFLRNKIFILTKKRNDGNAIIALIKDGENQFVEFKATLRWDLRQSKVNKQLEFVVAKTIAGFMNTNGGKLLIGVDDNGNILGLNQDFDTLKKPGTDGFEQYLMQLISLKLGTHLCTAVNVSFYRYGENDVCYIEIDPAKTPVYLSQDGRSRFYIRTGNGTRELDLPEAILHLGKEKALYN; from the coding sequence TTGGGACTATCACTTTACTTATATGATGAAAAAGGAGATACTGGTAACTGGTACGTACTTTTTTTAGAAACCATTAAAAACACGATACGCTTTGGTGATATAGACCAAATATTCAAAAATATTTTGTTCGGGATTATGGGCAGCAGCCTTGCCCTTATGGTTTTTCTTAGAAATAAAATTTTCATTTTAACAAAGAAAAGAAATGACGGCAATGCAATTATAGCGCTTATCAAAGACGGCGAAAATCAGTTTGTAGAGTTCAAGGCTACCTTGAGGTGGGATTTACGTCAATCCAAAGTGAATAAACAATTGGAATTTGTTGTTGCCAAGACCATTGCGGGCTTTATGAACACCAACGGTGGTAAATTGCTTATAGGAGTAGACGATAACGGCAACATCCTCGGTCTAAACCAGGATTTTGACACCTTGAAAAAACCGGGTACAGATGGTTTTGAGCAATACCTGATGCAGTTGATATCTTTAAAATTGGGAACCCATTTATGTACGGCTGTAAATGTATCTTTTTACAGATATGGAGAAAATGACGTGTGCTACATAGAAATAGACCCGGCCAAAACACCAGTCTATCTAAGTCAAGACGGGAGGTCACGGTTTTATATTAGAACGGGCAACGGAACGCGCGAACTCGATTTGCCCGAAGCCATCTTGCACTTAGGAAAAGAGAAGGCGCTTTATAATTAA
- a CDS encoding SpoIIAA family protein has translation MLAIYKKDNILYALAENGMDKDDATMLLTAVSEHLEKYKSAAWYIEVSEVKNTRHQTVENEMEFKIPKQDHLKKVALVGSIEWQEEFTKNLLPFSEAHIKYFHSEDKELAKSWIEK, from the coding sequence ATGTTAGCGATTTATAAAAAAGATAATATTCTATACGCATTGGCAGAAAATGGTATGGACAAAGATGATGCCACAATGTTATTAACGGCTGTTAGTGAGCATCTTGAAAAATACAAAAGTGCTGCTTGGTATATAGAAGTCAGTGAAGTCAAAAATACAAGGCATCAAACTGTAGAAAATGAAATGGAATTCAAAATTCCAAAACAAGACCATTTAAAAAAAGTGGCACTTGTAGGTAGTATAGAATGGCAGGAAGAATTTACCAAAAATCTTTTGCCATTCTCTGAGGCACATATTAAATATTTTCATTCGGAAGATAAAGAGCTTGCTAAAAGCTGGATTGAAAAATAA
- a CDS encoding Fur family transcriptional regulator — protein MEKIVQLLESKGIRPTAMRLMTYKRLAELEVAISLGDLEKDFKISERSTLFRTMKTFEDKGIVHQIEDGTGVLKYALCEENCECEVGNDLHLHFHCSNCDETVCLTEHKIPQINLPEGYITEDINLVVKGVCEKCSRQSD, from the coding sequence ATGGAAAAAATAGTCCAACTTCTGGAAAGCAAAGGCATACGACCTACGGCTATGCGGCTAATGACCTATAAGCGCTTGGCAGAATTAGAGGTGGCAATTAGCCTTGGCGATTTGGAAAAGGATTTTAAAATATCCGAAAGGAGCACCCTATTTAGAACAATGAAAACCTTTGAAGATAAGGGCATTGTCCACCAAATTGAAGATGGCACAGGAGTATTAAAGTACGCGCTATGCGAAGAGAATTGTGAATGTGAGGTTGGCAACGACCTGCACCTGCATTTTCATTGCAGCAACTGCGATGAAACCGTTTGCCTCACAGAACATAAAATACCACAAATCAATCTACCGGAGGGTTATATCACAGAAGATATCAATCTGGTTGTAAAAGGTGTGTGTGAGAAGTGCAGTAGGCAATCAGACTAG
- a CDS encoding P-II family nitrogen regulator: MKEIKAFVKPNRIQRVIEALSDNGFKSMTLSQAEGTGAFKAKGARPSLDFNITDSPVVKVELVCQNEEAQSAIDIILENGKTPEPGDGIIYLSDIEDAFQIKTGESLKRYDL, from the coding sequence ATGAAAGAAATAAAAGCATTTGTAAAACCAAACCGCATACAAAGGGTCATCGAAGCCCTAAGCGACAATGGTTTTAAAAGTATGACCCTTTCACAAGCAGAGGGTACTGGCGCATTCAAAGCAAAAGGAGCAAGACCTTCCCTCGATTTTAATATAACCGATAGCCCAGTTGTTAAAGTGGAATTGGTATGTCAAAATGAAGAAGCGCAATCAGCAATCGACATCATCTTAGAAAATGGTAAAACGCCCGAACCTGGCGACGGAATTATTTATCTATCTGATATTGAGGATGCCTTCCAAATCAAAACAGGTGAATCCCTAAAACGGTACGACCTCTAA